From one Phocoena sinus isolate mPhoSin1 chromosome 6, mPhoSin1.pri, whole genome shotgun sequence genomic stretch:
- the CDKN2A gene encoding cyclin-dependent kinase inhibitor 2A isoform X1: METSADWLATAAARGRADEVRALLEAGAPAHAPNRYGRSPIQVMMMGSARVAELLLLHGADPNCADPATLTRPVHDAAREGFLDTLVALHRAGARLDVRDAWGRLPVDLAEERGHRDVARYLRAAAGGTEGGSHARAVSAEGPADSPALKNP; encoded by the exons ATGGAGACCTCGGCTGACTGGCTGGCCACCGCCGCCGCCCGGGGCCGGGCTGACGAGGTGCGAGCGCTGCTCGAGGCGGGGGCGCCGGCCCACGCGCCGAACCGTTACGGTCGGAGCCCGATTCAG GTCATGATGATGGGCAGCGCCCGCGTGGCCGAGCTGCTGCTGCTCCACGGTGCAGACCCCAACTGCGCGGACCCCGCCACCCTCACCCGACCCGTGCACGACGCCGCCCGGGAGGGCTTCCTGGACACGTTGGTGGCGCTGCACCGAGCCGGGGCGCGGCTGGACGTGCGCGACGCCTGGGGCCGCCTGCCCGTGGACCTGGCTGAGGAGCGGGGCCACCGCGACGTCGCCCGCTACCTGCGCGCGGCTGCAGGGGGCACCGAAGGCGGGAGCCACGCCCGCGCAGTCTCCGCGGAAGGTCCTGCAG ACAGTCCCGCCCTAAAGAATCCTTGA
- the CDKN2A gene encoding cyclin-dependent kinase inhibitor 2A isoform X2, whose product MMMGSARVAELLLLHGADPNCADPATLTRPVHDAAREGFLDTLVALHRAGARLDVRDAWGRLPVDLAEERGHRDVARYLRAAAGGTEGGSHARAVSAEGPADSPALKNP is encoded by the exons ATGATGATGGGCAGCGCCCGCGTGGCCGAGCTGCTGCTGCTCCACGGTGCAGACCCCAACTGCGCGGACCCCGCCACCCTCACCCGACCCGTGCACGACGCCGCCCGGGAGGGCTTCCTGGACACGTTGGTGGCGCTGCACCGAGCCGGGGCGCGGCTGGACGTGCGCGACGCCTGGGGCCGCCTGCCCGTGGACCTGGCTGAGGAGCGGGGCCACCGCGACGTCGCCCGCTACCTGCGCGCGGCTGCAGGGGGCACCGAAGGCGGGAGCCACGCCCGCGCAGTCTCCGCGGAAGGTCCTGCAG ACAGTCCCGCCCTAAAGAATCCTTGA